The Streptomyces sp. NBC_00691 genome has a segment encoding these proteins:
- a CDS encoding GNAT family N-acetyltransferase → MALTFEVDPAIDPALRDGVLSLWADVSNAGGAVGFVPPVTPDEIRPSLLKHLVAMSEGGTRLLVGFDADGTVAATAFFTFNTHPLMKHWVWLYTVMVHPRHQGRGYGRDLMAAVERTARTGAGFEDIEAVRLTCRGGTGVDGFYAKCGYKEVGRVPDAIRVAPGDDRDDIIMLLPLT, encoded by the coding sequence ATGGCCCTTACTTTCGAGGTGGATCCGGCGATCGACCCCGCTCTGCGCGACGGCGTGCTCTCCCTCTGGGCCGATGTCTCCAACGCGGGCGGCGCGGTCGGCTTCGTCCCGCCCGTCACTCCCGACGAGATCCGCCCCTCACTGCTCAAGCACCTCGTGGCGATGAGCGAGGGCGGTACCCGGCTGCTCGTCGGCTTCGACGCGGACGGCACGGTCGCCGCCACCGCGTTCTTCACCTTCAACACCCACCCCCTGATGAAGCACTGGGTGTGGCTCTACACGGTGATGGTCCACCCCCGGCACCAGGGCAGGGGATACGGCCGCGATCTCATGGCCGCGGTCGAGCGGACCGCCCGTACCGGCGCCGGCTTCGAGGACATCGAGGCGGTCCGGCTGACCTGCCGGGGCGGCACCGGCGTCGACGGCTTCTACGCCAAGTGCGGCTACAAGGAGGTCGGCCGCGTCCCCGACGCGATCCGGGTCGCCCCCGGCGACGACCGTGACGACATCATCATGCTGCTGCCCCTGACCTGA
- a CDS encoding dicarboxylate/amino acid:cation symporter, producing the protein MSASATTPEKRSPASSRIPKFPFWAQIIAGLVLGALLGWIARSQDVSWLKETLGQVGDIFVQLLKLAVAPLVFFAILVSITNLRKVNNAARLATRTLLWFMITSLIAVAIGLAIGLITNPGAGTGLTPQDGKLPKREGSWIDFLTGIIPTDVITPFTELNVLQIVFMAAVAGIAALKLGDRAKPILTLSESILELLQKALWWVIRLAPIGTIGLIGFAIADYGWDLIGKYATFTADVYIGCALVMFGVYPLLLATVAKVNPVQFYKGAWPAIQLAFVSRSSVGTMPVTQKVTERLGVPKEYASFSVPFGATTKMDGCAAIYPALAAIFIAQIFDVQLGIGDYLLIAFVSVIGSAATAGLTGATVMLTLTLSTLGLPLEGVGLLMAIDPILDMMRTATNVAGQALVPVIVSAREKILDLTAYENASSSPIDDLADSRETQEKVAVAA; encoded by the coding sequence GTGTCCGCGTCCGCGACCACACCCGAGAAGCGGTCCCCCGCTTCCTCGCGCATACCGAAGTTCCCCTTCTGGGCCCAGATCATCGCCGGTCTGGTCCTCGGCGCCCTGCTCGGCTGGATCGCCCGCAGTCAGGACGTCTCCTGGCTGAAGGAGACCCTCGGTCAGGTCGGCGACATCTTCGTCCAGCTGCTGAAGCTGGCCGTCGCCCCGCTCGTCTTCTTCGCGATCCTGGTCTCGATCACCAACCTGCGGAAGGTGAACAACGCCGCCAGGCTCGCCACCCGCACCCTGCTCTGGTTCATGATCACCTCGCTGATCGCGGTGGCCATCGGCCTCGCCATCGGCCTGATCACCAACCCGGGCGCCGGCACCGGCCTCACCCCGCAGGACGGCAAGCTGCCGAAGCGCGAAGGCTCCTGGATCGACTTCCTGACCGGCATCATCCCGACGGACGTCATCACGCCCTTCACCGAGCTGAACGTCCTCCAGATCGTCTTCATGGCCGCCGTCGCCGGCATCGCCGCCCTCAAGCTGGGCGACCGGGCGAAGCCGATCCTCACGCTCTCCGAGTCGATCCTGGAGCTGCTCCAGAAGGCCCTCTGGTGGGTCATCCGCCTCGCCCCGATCGGCACCATCGGCCTCATCGGCTTCGCCATCGCCGACTACGGCTGGGACCTCATCGGCAAGTACGCGACCTTCACCGCCGACGTCTACATCGGCTGCGCCCTGGTCATGTTCGGCGTCTACCCGCTGCTGCTCGCGACGGTCGCCAAGGTCAACCCGGTCCAGTTCTACAAGGGCGCCTGGCCGGCCATCCAGCTGGCCTTCGTCTCCCGCTCCTCGGTCGGCACCATGCCGGTCACCCAGAAGGTCACCGAGCGCCTCGGCGTCCCGAAGGAGTACGCCTCCTTCTCCGTCCCGTTCGGCGCGACGACCAAGATGGACGGCTGCGCCGCGATCTACCCGGCGCTCGCCGCGATCTTCATCGCGCAGATCTTCGACGTGCAGCTCGGCATCGGCGACTACCTGCTGATCGCCTTCGTCTCGGTCATCGGCTCGGCGGCCACCGCCGGCCTGACGGGCGCGACGGTCATGCTGACCCTCACCCTCTCCACCCTGGGCCTCCCCCTGGAGGGCGTCGGCCTCCTGATGGCGATCGACCCGATCCTGGACATGATGAGGACGGCCACGAACGTCGCGGGCCAGGCGCTGGTGCCGGTGATCGTCTCCGCCCGGGAGAAGATCCTCGACCTGACCGCGTACGAGAACGCCTCGTCGTCCCCGATCGACGACCTGGCCGACAGTCGCGAGACCCAGGAGAAGGTCGCGGTCGCGGCCTGA
- a CDS encoding acyl-CoA dehydrogenase family protein, which produces MDAADSAAHAAGTAPLAASPAAPLTEEQQEIRRTLRALLAERAGPQENRAATATPQGYDPDLWARMSGTLGVAGLALPEEYGGVGCGPAELALACEEAGRALAPSPLLATSVLAAPLLAALGTPEQRAALLPRLADGSLTCALAVPGGSLALALGLTGDNTAEDWSGGGRAGGVQARAVDGAWRLYGEAGQVLDGHSAGLLIVAAHAGGFARSRTLLFLVRAGSPQAAGLVRTRQATLDSTRTQATVQFRDTEAELLGEEPADVLGALAVTGRAAAVMLAAEAVGAAGEALDRTVAHVGAREQFGRPVGSFQAVKHRLADLYVQVEAARSLTACAAREPGPGPDSGPLALAHALEALHATAGESIQLHGGIGFTWEHEAHLFFKRAASDELLFGPARRLRARAAERTGLFGEVAA; this is translated from the coding sequence ATGGACGCCGCCGACAGCGCAGCGCACGCCGCCGGAACCGCCCCGCTCGCCGCCTCGCCCGCAGCCCCGCTCACCGAGGAGCAGCAGGAGATCCGCCGCACCCTGCGCGCCCTGCTCGCCGAACGGGCCGGACCGCAGGAGAACCGCGCGGCCACCGCCACCCCCCAGGGATACGACCCCGACCTCTGGGCCCGGATGTCCGGCACCCTCGGCGTCGCCGGGCTCGCCCTCCCCGAGGAGTACGGCGGAGTCGGCTGCGGGCCCGCCGAACTCGCCCTCGCCTGCGAGGAGGCCGGCCGCGCCCTCGCCCCCTCCCCGCTCCTCGCGACCAGCGTCCTCGCGGCCCCGCTCCTCGCCGCCCTCGGCACCCCCGAGCAGCGCGCCGCGCTCCTCCCCAGGCTCGCCGACGGCAGCCTGACCTGCGCCCTCGCCGTCCCCGGCGGCTCACTCGCCCTCGCCCTCGGCCTCACCGGCGACAACACCGCCGAGGACTGGTCCGGCGGCGGCCGCGCCGGCGGTGTCCAGGCCCGCGCGGTCGACGGAGCCTGGCGGCTGTACGGCGAGGCCGGCCAGGTCCTCGACGGGCACAGCGCCGGACTGCTGATCGTCGCCGCCCACGCCGGAGGCTTCGCCCGCAGCCGCACCCTGCTCTTCCTCGTACGGGCGGGGTCGCCGCAGGCCGCCGGACTGGTCCGCACCCGGCAGGCCACCCTGGACTCCACCCGGACCCAGGCCACCGTCCAGTTCAGGGACACCGAGGCCGAACTCCTCGGCGAGGAACCGGCCGACGTCCTCGGCGCGCTCGCCGTCACCGGCCGCGCCGCCGCCGTCATGCTGGCCGCCGAGGCCGTCGGCGCGGCCGGGGAGGCCCTCGACCGGACCGTCGCCCACGTCGGCGCCCGCGAACAGTTCGGCCGGCCCGTCGGCTCCTTCCAGGCGGTCAAGCACCGCCTCGCCGACCTGTACGTCCAGGTCGAGGCCGCCCGCTCCCTCACCGCCTGCGCGGCCAGGGAACCCGGACCCGGGCCCGACAGCGGGCCGCTCGCGCTCGCCCACGCCCTGGAGGCGCTCCACGCCACCGCGGGCGAGTCCATCCAGCTCCACGGCGGCATCGGCTTCACCTGGGAACACGAGGCGCACCTCTTCTTCAAGCGGGCCGCCTCCGACGAACTGCTCTTCGGGCCCGCGCGGCGGCTCCGCGCCCGCGCGGCGGAACGGACCGGACTCTTCGGAGAGGTGGCGGCGTAG
- a CDS encoding DUF4229 domain-containing protein — translation MLRYTLMRLGIFAGCFLALWGLVYVGALPRGLGDSNLLWVLVLSIVISAPLSFVLLRKVRDEASAEVVARVDRAKGRLAANQSQED, via the coding sequence ATGCTCCGCTACACGCTGATGCGGCTCGGCATCTTCGCCGGATGCTTCCTCGCCCTGTGGGGTCTCGTCTACGTCGGCGCGCTGCCGCGCGGACTCGGCGACTCGAACCTGCTCTGGGTCCTCGTCCTCTCCATCGTCATCTCCGCCCCGCTGAGCTTCGTCCTCCTGCGCAAGGTGCGCGACGAGGCGAGCGCCGAAGTCGTGGCGAGGGTCGACCGCGCGAAGGGCCGCCTGGCCGCGAACCAGTCCCAGGAGGACTAG
- a CDS encoding pyridoxine/pyridoxamine 5'-phosphate oxidase, whose product MTDFHHALRSLKVWDTELPAFDPAGTPPEPLPLFHDWFTAAVAAGQTEPHTLSLATVDEDGRPDVRTVMLHDADARGWHFASHATSAKGRQLAARPEAALGFYWPVQGRQVRVRGHVTTGTTEEAYEDLHARSTGALASALVGRQSELLDSPETLAEASAQAWLRARAEPDAPAPTWTLYVVEPTEVEFFQGDERRRHLRLRYRRTDDGWTRELLWP is encoded by the coding sequence ATGACCGACTTCCACCACGCCCTGCGCTCCCTGAAGGTCTGGGACACCGAGCTGCCCGCCTTCGACCCCGCGGGCACCCCGCCCGAGCCGCTCCCCCTCTTCCACGACTGGTTCACCGCGGCGGTCGCCGCCGGCCAGACCGAGCCGCACACCCTCTCCCTGGCCACCGTGGACGAGGACGGCAGGCCCGACGTCCGCACGGTGATGCTGCACGACGCGGACGCGCGCGGCTGGCACTTCGCCTCCCACGCCACCAGCGCCAAGGGCCGCCAGCTCGCCGCCCGCCCCGAGGCCGCGCTCGGCTTCTACTGGCCGGTCCAGGGCCGCCAGGTCCGGGTCAGGGGCCATGTCACCACCGGGACGACGGAGGAGGCGTACGAGGACCTCCATGCCCGCAGCACCGGTGCCCTCGCCTCGGCCCTGGTCGGCCGGCAGAGCGAACTCCTCGACTCCCCGGAGACCCTCGCGGAGGCGAGCGCCCAGGCCTGGCTCCGGGCCCGGGCCGAACCGGACGCCCCCGCCCCCACCTGGACGCTCTACGTCGTCGAGCCGACCGAGGTCGAGTTCTTCCAGGGCGACGAGAGGCGCCGCCACCTGCGGCTCCGCTACCGCCGCACCGACGACGGCTGGACCCGCGAACTCCTCTGGCCGTGA
- a CDS encoding TetR family transcriptional regulator, translating to MTGQVRTVDGRVAGRRGQATRQKLLDCLGEMLSSSPYRDVKVIDVARKAGTSPATFYQYFPDVEGAVLEIAEEMAKEGAGLTELVSGRSWVGKAGWQTSEELVEGFLDFWRKHDAILRVVDLGAAEGDKRFYKIRMKILNSVTNSLTDAVKELQAKGKVDKEVSPAAMAGSLVAMLAAVAGHQKGFTTWGVKQAELKPNLALLVHLGITGKKPTR from the coding sequence ATGACAGGACAAGTACGCACCGTCGACGGCCGCGTGGCCGGACGACGCGGCCAGGCGACGCGGCAGAAGCTGCTCGACTGCCTCGGTGAGATGCTCAGCTCCTCGCCCTACCGGGACGTCAAGGTCATCGATGTGGCCCGGAAGGCGGGTACTTCACCCGCGACGTTCTATCAGTACTTCCCGGACGTCGAGGGAGCCGTTCTCGAGATCGCGGAGGAAATGGCCAAGGAGGGAGCCGGGTTGACCGAGCTGGTCTCCGGCCGCTCCTGGGTCGGCAAGGCCGGCTGGCAGACCTCCGAGGAACTCGTCGAAGGCTTCCTGGACTTCTGGCGGAAGCACGACGCCATCCTCCGGGTGGTGGACCTCGGCGCCGCGGAGGGCGACAAGCGGTTCTACAAGATCCGCATGAAGATCCTGAACTCGGTCACCAACTCCCTCACGGACGCGGTGAAGGAGCTCCAGGCCAAGGGCAAGGTCGACAAGGAGGTCAGCCCCGCCGCCATGGCCGGCTCGCTCGTGGCGATGCTGGCCGCGGTCGCCGGCCACCAGAAGGGCTTCACGACCTGGGGCGTGAAGCAGGCCGAACTCAAGCCCAATCTGGCCCTGTTGGTGCATCTGGGCATCACCGGCAAGAAGCCGACCAGATAG
- a CDS encoding TetR/AcrR family transcriptional regulator: MAGGAKARRLPRGVRERQMVDAAVRCFARSGYQAASMDEIAESAGVSKPLVYLYLHSKEELFTAVIRREAQALLGVVAEAVVDRRVPPDERLWAGLMAFFTFAAEHPDSWTVLSRQARTHGEPFAGEAARMREEITAFVAGLIGEAAREAPGGAGITGRDVDALAQALVGSAESLASWANETPGVSAREAAATLMNFAWSGLGNLMKSERWSPRRPLPGSKVTG, from the coding sequence ATGGCCGGTGGGGCTAAGGCGCGGCGGTTGCCGCGGGGCGTGCGGGAGCGGCAGATGGTGGACGCGGCCGTGCGGTGCTTCGCGCGGAGCGGGTACCAGGCGGCGTCCATGGACGAGATCGCCGAGTCGGCCGGGGTGTCGAAGCCGCTCGTCTATCTGTATCTGCACTCCAAGGAGGAGCTCTTCACCGCGGTGATCCGGCGGGAGGCGCAGGCGCTGCTCGGGGTCGTGGCCGAGGCGGTCGTGGACCGGAGGGTGCCGCCCGACGAGCGGTTGTGGGCGGGGCTGATGGCCTTCTTCACCTTCGCCGCCGAGCATCCGGACTCCTGGACGGTGCTCAGCCGGCAGGCGCGGACGCACGGGGAGCCGTTCGCCGGGGAGGCGGCGCGGATGCGGGAGGAGATCACGGCGTTCGTCGCGGGGCTGATCGGTGAGGCGGCGCGGGAGGCGCCGGGCGGTGCCGGGATCACCGGGCGGGACGTCGACGCGCTCGCGCAGGCGCTCGTCGGGTCCGCCGAGTCGTTGGCGAGCTGGGCCAACGAGACCCCGGGGGTGTCGGCGAGGGAGGCGGCCGCGACGCTGATGAACTTCGCGTGGTCCGGTCTGGGGAACCTCATGAAAAGCGAGCGCTGGTCTCCCCGCCGGCCCTTACCTGGCAGTAAGGTTACCGGCTAG
- a CDS encoding FAD-dependent monooxygenase — protein sequence MNSTAHTTAGTPAKTVLISGASVAGPALALWLHRYGFTPTVVERAPELRTGGYKVDIRGTAIEVCRRMGILDEIRARSTDMRGGSYVDDRGRTIGELPADIFGGRVEEDDEIMRGELARILYERTRDDVEYLFDDSVATLDEDADGVTVTFESGTVRRFDLVVGADGLHSHTRRLVFGEENRFKRHLGAYVSIFTAPNHLGLDRWETYHALPGKLVCVYSSAGETEAKNLFIFSSPGELPYHHRDVATQRRHLTDTFAGDGWEIPRLLGHAADADDLYFDSISLIEMDRWSKGRVVLLGDAAHCSSPASGQGTGLALTGAYVLAGELARARGDHRVAFERYEAHMRPGVERNQKMAEGFVKEMTVDSKWKIKLRMLMVRTLPKTPWKNLIAKKIRDDIQAAANAVPLIDYRAPLADAAPAATTARPTVAS from the coding sequence ATGAACAGCACCGCGCACACCACCGCCGGCACCCCCGCGAAGACCGTCCTCATCTCCGGCGCCTCGGTCGCGGGCCCCGCCCTCGCCCTCTGGCTGCACCGCTACGGCTTCACCCCCACCGTCGTCGAGCGCGCCCCCGAACTCCGCACCGGCGGCTACAAGGTGGACATCCGCGGCACCGCGATCGAGGTCTGCCGCCGCATGGGGATCCTCGACGAGATCCGCGCCCGCTCCACCGACATGCGCGGCGGTTCCTACGTCGACGACCGCGGCCGCACCATCGGCGAACTCCCCGCCGACATCTTCGGCGGACGCGTCGAGGAGGACGACGAGATCATGCGCGGCGAACTGGCCCGCATCCTGTACGAGCGGACCCGCGACGACGTCGAGTACCTCTTCGACGACTCCGTCGCCACCCTCGACGAGGACGCCGACGGCGTCACCGTCACCTTCGAGAGCGGCACCGTCCGCCGCTTCGACCTGGTCGTCGGCGCCGACGGACTGCACTCCCACACCCGGCGCCTGGTCTTCGGCGAGGAGAACCGCTTCAAGCGCCACCTCGGCGCGTACGTCTCCATCTTCACCGCCCCCAACCACCTCGGCCTCGACCGCTGGGAGACGTACCACGCCCTGCCCGGGAAGCTCGTCTGCGTCTACAGCTCGGCCGGCGAGACCGAAGCGAAGAACCTCTTCATCTTCTCCTCGCCCGGGGAACTCCCCTACCACCACCGGGACGTCGCCACCCAGCGCCGCCACCTCACCGACACCTTCGCCGGCGACGGCTGGGAGATCCCCCGCCTCCTCGGCCACGCCGCCGACGCCGACGACCTCTACTTCGACTCCATCTCCCTCATCGAGATGGACCGCTGGTCGAAGGGGCGCGTCGTCCTCCTCGGCGACGCCGCCCACTGCTCCTCCCCCGCCTCCGGCCAGGGCACCGGCCTCGCCCTCACCGGCGCGTACGTCCTGGCGGGCGAACTGGCCCGGGCCCGGGGCGACCACCGCGTCGCCTTCGAGCGCTACGAAGCGCACATGCGGCCCGGCGTGGAACGCAACCAGAAGATGGCGGAGGGCTTCGTCAAGGAGATGACCGTCGACTCGAAGTGGAAGATCAAGCTGCGGATGCTCATGGTGCGGACCCTGCCGAAGACCCCCTGGAAGAACCTCATCGCCAAGAAGATCCGCGACGACATCCAGGCGGCGGCGAACGCGGTCCCGCTGATCGACTACCGGGCGCCGCTCGCGGACGCGGCCCCCGCCGCCACCACCGCGCGGCCTACCGTGGCCTCATGA
- a CDS encoding AMP-dependent synthetase/ligase, whose translation MSESEPVEPHKTLVDGVVREVSVPALVPVIRRGSLADLPYDNARQDPDAVLFSRKGPDGAWADVTASAFAAQVHSVAKGLIAHGLRPGDRLALMARTTYEWTLLDFAAWAAGLVTVPVYPTSSAFQTRWILQDSGAAACVVEDPAQARLVSAERRQLPGLAHLWVLDTGAVEQLRTAGARVADEAVTARRGLLTPETLATLVYTSGTTGRPKGCALTHANFFAEVDNAVRLLHPVFVSESKDPAATLLFLPLSHVFGRMVAIGCVRARVRVGHAPSVEGEELLDDLAGFRPTFLLAIPYVLEKVFNSARATAERGGKAAAFDRAARVARRYGQEAAPSLSLRAARALYDPLVYRRIRAALGGRVRYVISGGSPLGARLAEFFAGAGVEVFEGYGLTETTAASTVTPPRRPRTGTVGWPLPGTSVRIAGDGEVWLKGGHVFAGYWDAQRGAAVPYTDDGWFPTGDLGSLDAEGYLRITGRKKDILITSAGKNVAPAPLEDWLRAHPLVAQCVVLGDNRPYVTALITLDHEGLTHWRRMRHKDHLALWELARDEELLAALGRAVDDANRLVSRAESIRDFRVLNAEFSESSGHLTPSLKLRRRAVLRDFAREIEEMYASGAGA comes from the coding sequence CTGTCCGAGAGCGAACCGGTCGAACCGCACAAGACCCTGGTGGACGGGGTGGTCCGCGAGGTGTCCGTGCCCGCGCTCGTCCCCGTGATCCGCCGCGGCTCGCTCGCCGACCTGCCGTACGACAACGCCCGTCAGGACCCCGACGCGGTGCTCTTCTCCCGCAAGGGGCCGGACGGGGCGTGGGCCGACGTCACCGCCTCCGCCTTCGCCGCCCAGGTCCACTCCGTCGCCAAGGGCCTGATCGCCCACGGACTGCGGCCCGGCGACCGGCTCGCCCTGATGGCGCGGACCACCTACGAGTGGACGCTGCTCGACTTCGCCGCCTGGGCCGCCGGGCTCGTCACCGTCCCCGTCTACCCCACCTCCTCCGCGTTCCAGACCCGCTGGATCCTCCAGGACTCCGGCGCCGCCGCCTGTGTCGTCGAGGATCCGGCCCAGGCCCGGCTCGTCTCCGCCGAGCGGCGGCAGCTGCCGGGCCTCGCCCATCTCTGGGTCCTGGACACCGGCGCCGTCGAGCAGCTGCGGACGGCGGGCGCCCGGGTCGCCGACGAGGCCGTCACCGCCCGGCGGGGGCTGCTCACCCCGGAGACCCTCGCCACCCTCGTCTACACCTCGGGCACCACCGGCCGGCCGAAGGGCTGCGCCCTCACCCATGCCAACTTCTTCGCCGAGGTCGACAACGCGGTCCGGCTCCTCCATCCGGTCTTCGTCTCCGAGAGCAAGGATCCGGCGGCCACTCTGCTCTTCCTGCCGCTCTCCCATGTGTTCGGGCGGATGGTGGCCATCGGCTGCGTGCGGGCCCGGGTGCGTGTCGGGCACGCCCCTTCGGTGGAGGGGGAGGAACTCCTGGACGATCTCGCCGGGTTCCGTCCCACGTTCCTCCTCGCCATCCCGTACGTCCTGGAGAAGGTCTTCAACTCCGCCCGGGCCACCGCCGAACGGGGCGGCAAGGCCGCCGCCTTCGACCGGGCGGCCCGGGTCGCCCGCCGCTACGGCCAGGAGGCCGCCCCGTCGCTCTCGCTGCGGGCCGCGCGGGCGCTCTACGACCCGCTCGTCTACCGGCGGATCCGGGCCGCGCTCGGCGGCCGGGTGAGGTACGTGATCTCCGGCGGCTCCCCGCTCGGCGCGCGGCTGGCCGAGTTCTTCGCCGGGGCGGGCGTGGAGGTCTTCGAGGGGTACGGCCTGACGGAGACCACGGCCGCGTCGACGGTCACCCCGCCCCGGCGGCCCCGTACCGGCACGGTCGGCTGGCCGCTTCCCGGTACGTCGGTCCGGATCGCCGGGGACGGCGAGGTCTGGCTGAAGGGCGGTCATGTCTTCGCCGGGTACTGGGACGCCCAGCGGGGGGCGGCCGTGCCGTACACCGACGACGGCTGGTTCCCCACCGGCGATCTCGGTTCGCTGGACGCGGAGGGCTATCTGCGGATCACCGGCCGCAAGAAGGACATCCTCATCACCTCGGCCGGCAAGAACGTCGCTCCGGCCCCGCTGGAGGACTGGCTGCGCGCGCATCCGCTGGTCGCCCAGTGCGTGGTCCTCGGCGACAACCGGCCGTACGTCACGGCCCTGATCACCCTCGACCACGAGGGTCTGACGCACTGGCGGCGGATGCGGCACAAGGACCATCTGGCGCTCTGGGAGCTGGCCCGGGACGAGGAGCTGCTGGCCGCCCTGGGGCGGGCGGTGGACGATGCGAACCGGCTCGTCTCACGGGCGGAGTCGATCCGCGACTTCCGGGTCCTGAACGCCGAGTTCTCGGAGAGTTCCGGCCATCTGACCCCGTCGCTCAAGCTCAGACGGCGTGCGGTACTGCGGGACTTCGCCCGGGAGATCGAGGAGATGTACGCCTCCGGGGCCGGCGCCTAG
- a CDS encoding thiolase C-terminal domain-containing protein, which produces MPTTVPTTVPTDAPATVPTTARAPGRTTVRGPRRVAVAGVALADCGRVDEATPYALHAQAARRALADSGLDRSLIDGLASAGLGTLAPVEVAEYLGLRPRWVDSTAVGGATWEVMAAHAADAIAAGHANAVLLVYGSTARADIRARRRTANLSFGSRGPLQFEVPYGHTLIAKYAMAARRHMHEYGTTLEQLAEVAVRARANAALNPEAMFRDPITVDDVLAGPMIADPFTKLHCCLRSDGGCAVLLVAEEYVQDCRTAPVWVLGTGEHVSHTTMSEWEDFTVSPAAVSGRLAFERAGVTPADVDLAEVYDAFTYMTLVTLEDLGFCAKGEGGPFVQEKDRLPVNTDGGGLSACHPGMRGLFLLVEAVRQLRGEAPGLQVRRPDGSLPEVAVASGTGGWFCSSGTVVLGRS; this is translated from the coding sequence ATGCCGACCACCGTGCCGACCACCGTGCCGACCGACGCGCCCGCCACCGTGCCGACCACCGCCCGCGCCCCCGGACGCACCACCGTCCGCGGCCCCCGCCGTGTCGCCGTCGCCGGCGTCGCCCTCGCCGACTGCGGCCGGGTCGACGAGGCCACCCCCTACGCCCTGCACGCCCAGGCCGCCCGGCGCGCCCTGGCGGACAGCGGTCTGGACCGCTCGCTGATCGACGGCCTCGCCTCGGCGGGCCTCGGCACCCTCGCCCCGGTCGAGGTCGCCGAGTACCTCGGGCTCCGGCCCCGCTGGGTGGACTCGACCGCCGTCGGCGGCGCCACCTGGGAGGTCATGGCCGCGCACGCGGCCGACGCGATCGCCGCGGGCCACGCGAACGCGGTCCTCCTCGTGTACGGCTCCACCGCGCGCGCCGACATCCGCGCCCGGCGCCGCACCGCGAACCTGTCGTTCGGCTCGCGCGGACCCCTCCAGTTCGAGGTGCCGTACGGGCACACCCTGATCGCCAAGTACGCGATGGCCGCCCGCCGCCACATGCACGAGTACGGGACCACCCTGGAGCAGCTCGCCGAGGTGGCCGTCCGGGCGCGGGCGAACGCGGCGCTCAACCCGGAGGCGATGTTCCGCGACCCGATCACCGTCGACGACGTCCTGGCCGGGCCGATGATCGCGGACCCGTTCACCAAGCTGCACTGCTGCCTGCGCTCCGACGGCGGCTGCGCGGTGCTGCTGGTCGCCGAGGAGTACGTACAGGACTGCCGTACGGCCCCGGTCTGGGTGCTCGGCACGGGCGAGCACGTCTCCCACACCACGATGTCGGAGTGGGAGGACTTCACGGTCTCCCCGGCGGCGGTCAGCGGCCGGCTCGCCTTCGAGCGGGCGGGCGTGACCCCGGCGGACGTGGACCTCGCCGAGGTCTACGACGCCTTCACCTACATGACCCTGGTGACCCTGGAGGACCTGGGCTTCTGCGCGAAGGGCGAGGGAGGGCCGTTCGTCCAGGAGAAGGACCGGCTGCCGGTGAACACGGACGGCGGCGGGCTCTCTGCCTGCCATCCGGGGATGCGGGGTCTCTTCCTGCTCGTGGAGGCGGTGCGGCAGCTGCGTGGGGAGGCCCCGGGACTCCAGGTCCGGCGGCCGGACGGGAGTCTGCCGGAGGTGGCGGTGGCATCGGGCACGGGGGGCTGGTTCTGCTCGTCGGGGACGGTGGTCCTCGGCCGGTCGTGA
- a CDS encoding nitroreductase family deazaflavin-dependent oxidoreductase yields MPVGRRLMQKMSSTRTFARIGPHVVPAMDKAVHRLTRGKVLLSAQMLPGVVLTARGARSGLPRVTPLACMPEPDGGWLLVGSNFGRPGHPAWTANLLAHPDVEVNWKGEDIPVRARLLAGEERAEAWRAALEFWPPYATYQARIEREIRLFRLSRR; encoded by the coding sequence ATGCCGGTCGGACGCAGGCTGATGCAGAAGATGTCCTCGACGAGGACATTCGCCCGGATAGGGCCGCACGTCGTGCCCGCCATGGACAAGGCGGTGCACCGGCTGACCAGGGGAAAGGTGCTGCTCAGCGCCCAGATGCTGCCCGGTGTCGTGCTCACCGCGCGGGGCGCGAGGAGCGGGCTGCCCCGGGTCACCCCGCTCGCCTGCATGCCGGAGCCGGACGGCGGCTGGCTGCTCGTCGGCTCCAACTTCGGGCGCCCGGGTCACCCGGCGTGGACGGCGAACCTGCTCGCCCATCCGGACGTCGAGGTGAACTGGAAGGGCGAGGACATCCCCGTACGGGCCCGGCTCCTGGCGGGGGAGGAGCGCGCGGAGGCCTGGCGGGCGGCACTGGAGTTCTGGCCGCCGTACGCCACGTACCAGGCACGGATCGAGCGCGAGATCAGGCTCTTCCGGCTGAGCCGCCGGTGA